In Candidatus Hydrogenedens sp., one genomic interval encodes:
- a CDS encoding ACT domain-containing protein, which yields MKIQQISMFLENKPGRISEPCKVLAKNNINILTLSLADTQQFGILRLIIQDWKKAKEVLEKEGFIVNITEVVATEVEDKPGGLAKILEVIENEGLNIEYMYAFTFRSDDKAVIVFRFDQPDLAIKALQKKGINVLDSVQLYEKANQ from the coding sequence ATGAAAATACAACAAATTTCCATGTTTTTAGAAAACAAACCCGGTAGAATTAGTGAACCCTGTAAAGTATTAGCAAAAAATAATATAAATATACTTACTTTATCCCTTGCCGATACTCAACAATTTGGAATTCTGCGACTTATTATTCAAGATTGGAAAAAAGCAAAAGAGGTTCTTGAAAAAGAAGGATTTATTGTTAATATCACCGAAGTAGTTGCTACTGAAGTTGAAGATAAACCCGGTGGTCTTGCCAAAATACTCGAAGTAATTGAAAATGAAGGATTGAATATCGAATATATGTATGCATTTACCTTCCGTAGTGATGATAAAGCCGTTATTGTTTTTCGATTTGACCAGCCTGACCTTGCTATAAAGGCATTACAAAAGAAGGGGATTAATGTTTTGGACAGTGTCCAGTTATATGAAAAAGCCAATCAGTAA